A genomic region of Nerophis lumbriciformis linkage group LG28, RoL_Nlum_v2.1, whole genome shotgun sequence contains the following coding sequences:
- the LOC133570626 gene encoding uncharacterized protein: MCERTIAEYEEELCPTKEEKERQHEKHQVVLHTTDIHQLIGHQEECLPHLQEDSFTLEDPQPPYYKKEEEGVCPVGQEEDDVSKFPLTVVSVKTEEHEDKAPESSQLHHSPNVQQPLHIKDEEDDPQPTYIKEEEEDPQPTYIKEEEEDPQPTHMKEEEEGECVVGQEEDDVSKFPLTVVSVKTEEHEDKAPESSQLHHSPSKHISFYSQGIQSITTGLFT; the protein is encoded by the exons atgtgcgaaagaaccatagcagagtacgaggaggaactttgtccaacaaaagaggagaaggagcgacaacatgaaaaacatcaagttgtgttacacacaacag acatccatcagctgattggacaccaagaagaatgtctccctcatctgcaggaggacagtttcactttagaggatccacagcccccctattataaaaaggaagaggagggagtgtgtcctgtagggcaggaggaggatgatgtcagcaagtttccactgactgttgtctctgtgaagactgaagagcatgaagacaaagcacctgagtcctcacagcttcatcacagtccaa acgttcaacagccccttcacattaaagacgaagaggatgatccacagcccacctacattaaagaggaagaggaggatccacagcccacctacattaaagaggaagaggaggatccacagcccacccacatgaaagaggaagaggagggagagtgtgttgtagggcaggaggaggatgatgtcagcaagtttccactgactgttgtctctgtgaagactgaagagcatgaagacaaagcacctgagtcctcacagcttcatcaca